A genomic segment from Neisseria perflava encodes:
- a CDS encoding TonB-dependent hemoglobin/transferrin/lactoferrin family receptor: protein MSFHFKPVLLAAIVSQTFPALAADPIPQAYQELNEVKVIGGRKVQKLGEEKIRRQALDKQMVSDESDLVRYDPGISVVEGGRSGSNGFTIRGVDKDRVAINVDGLAQAESRSSEAFQELFGAYGNFNANRNTSEPENFSEVTMTKGADSLKSGSGALGGAVNYKTKSASDYVSEEKPYHLGIKGGYIGRNSQKFSSITAAGTWLGLDALMVYTRRFGKETKNNSDAADTVITDNKQSWSPNAGSTNYGSRGIARSKPDPQNWENISTLFKLGYNFNDQNRIGWIYEDSRTDRTTTELSNMWAANWKGEALGDTRSRQDISYRKRIGFEYKNQLDKGPWDSLNLRYDRQTIDMSTWTWDLPTDYNRSGVNSDVYHMFRNIRQKNTQFGADAEKQIDFSKLVWAMQYGLGGSQNDNGNRDHSYWVRLYDPKYQTSNNQELTMLVESSSKNRFAYWNNTFQFGDSSQYRLNAGVRYDNSSSKAKDNPNYTPAIRGQIPYLGSERKHSGFSYGLGLDWKFTPHLNLLAKYSTGFRAPTSDETWLLFPHPDFYLKANPNLKAETAKNFELGLAGSGKAGNFKLSGFQTRYRNFIELTYMGVSSDNPNSPNYAPISDGTALVSSPVWQNQNRSSAWVKGLEFNGTWNLDSIGLPQGTHAGVNVSYIKGKAKQTNGQEIPINALSPWSAVYNLGYDAPSKRWGVNAYLTHTAAKKPSDTVHSSDDLNNPWPFAKHSKAYTLFDLTGYVNLGKYFTVRAGAYNIGNKKYYTWESLRSIREFGTVNRVDNKTHAGIERFTSPGRSYNFTLEAKF from the coding sequence ATGTCCTTCCATTTTAAACCTGTACTGCTGGCAGCTATTGTCAGCCAAACTTTCCCTGCCTTAGCGGCCGATCCTATTCCTCAAGCTTATCAGGAGTTGAATGAAGTCAAAGTCATTGGCGGCCGCAAAGTACAAAAACTCGGTGAAGAGAAAATCCGCCGTCAGGCTTTGGATAAACAAATGGTCTCCGATGAAAGCGACTTGGTGCGTTACGATCCAGGCATCAGCGTCGTTGAAGGCGGACGCTCAGGTTCTAACGGTTTTACCATACGCGGTGTCGATAAAGACCGCGTTGCCATCAACGTGGACGGACTGGCACAAGCAGAAAGCAGGTCGTCTGAAGCATTCCAAGAGTTGTTCGGTGCATACGGCAACTTCAATGCAAACCGCAACACTTCCGAACCTGAAAATTTCTCGGAAGTAACCATGACCAAAGGCGCGGACTCGCTCAAATCCGGCAGCGGTGCATTGGGTGGTGCCGTCAACTATAAAACCAAATCCGCAAGCGACTATGTTTCCGAAGAAAAACCCTACCACTTAGGCATTAAAGGCGGCTATATCGGACGCAACAGCCAAAAATTCAGCAGCATAACCGCCGCGGGAACCTGGTTGGGTCTGGACGCATTGATGGTCTACACCCGCCGTTTCGGTAAAGAAACCAAAAACAACAGCGACGCTGCCGATACCGTCATCACCGACAACAAACAAAGCTGGAGTCCGAATGCCGGCAGTACCAACTACGGCAGCCGCGGTATAGCGCGCAGCAAACCTGACCCTCAAAATTGGGAAAACATAAGCACCCTGTTCAAGCTGGGTTACAACTTCAACGATCAAAACCGTATCGGCTGGATTTACGAAGACTCTCGTACCGACCGCACAACGACCGAATTATCTAATATGTGGGCGGCAAACTGGAAAGGCGAGGCACTGGGCGATACCCGTTCCCGTCAAGATATTTCCTACCGCAAACGCATCGGTTTCGAATACAAAAACCAACTTGACAAAGGTCCATGGGACAGTCTTAACCTACGTTACGACCGTCAAACCATCGACATGAGCACTTGGACCTGGGATTTGCCGACGGATTATAATCGCAGCGGTGTGAACAGCGACGTGTACCATATGTTTCGCAACATCCGTCAAAAAAATACCCAATTTGGTGCCGATGCCGAAAAACAAATCGACTTTTCCAAATTGGTATGGGCAATGCAATACGGATTGGGTGGTTCCCAAAACGACAACGGCAATAGAGATCATAGCTATTGGGTACGCCTATACGACCCGAAATACCAAACGTCCAACAACCAAGAATTGACTATGCTGGTCGAAAGCTCGTCCAAAAACCGTTTTGCCTACTGGAACAACACCTTCCAATTCGGCGACAGCAGCCAATACCGCCTCAATGCCGGGGTTCGTTACGACAACAGCAGCAGCAAAGCCAAGGACAACCCCAACTATACCCCTGCCATCCGCGGTCAAATCCCCTATCTTGGCAGCGAGCGTAAACACAGCGGTTTCAGCTACGGCTTAGGATTAGACTGGAAATTTACTCCACATTTGAATCTTCTAGCGAAATACAGTACAGGCTTCCGCGCGCCGACTTCGGACGAAACCTGGCTATTGTTCCCGCATCCTGACTTCTACCTTAAAGCCAACCCCAACCTGAAGGCAGAAACCGCCAAAAACTTCGAGCTGGGACTTGCCGGCAGTGGCAAAGCCGGAAACTTTAAACTCTCCGGCTTCCAAACCCGCTACCGCAACTTTATCGAGCTGACCTACATGGGTGTGTCCTCAGACAACCCCAACAGCCCTAATTATGCGCCGATTTCCGACGGTACCGCATTGGTCAGCTCACCCGTTTGGCAAAACCAAAACCGTTCCTCCGCATGGGTGAAAGGTTTGGAATTTAACGGCACATGGAACCTCGACAGCATCGGTTTGCCGCAAGGCACGCACGCAGGTGTTAATGTCAGCTACATCAAAGGCAAAGCCAAACAAACCAACGGACAGGAAATCCCGATTAACGCCCTTTCCCCGTGGTCTGCCGTTTACAACCTGGGCTATGATGCTCCTTCCAAACGCTGGGGTGTCAATGCGTACCTGACCCACACTGCAGCTAAAAAACCGTCTGACACCGTCCATAGCAGTGATGATTTGAACAACCCATGGCCATTTGCCAAACATAGTAAAGCTTATACGCTTTTCGATTTGACAGGTTACGTCAATTTGGGTAAATACTTCACTGTGCGCGCCGGTGCGTACAATATCGGCAACAAAAAATACTACACTTGGGAATCGCTGCGCAGCATCCGCGAATTCGGTACAGTCAACCGCGTTGACAACAAAACCCATGCCGGTATAGAACGCTTCACCTCCCCCGGCAGAAGCTACAACTTCACGCTTGAAGCCAAGTTCTAA
- a CDS encoding Slam-dependent surface lipoprotein yields the protein MKINVFIVPIATTFILTACAGGGASEPKVPVAIPTAQPIANVKLSDESSAIQTINTLSGKGGSLREAELEVKTSWGYSYTDKQYVYQTPSGNYYNISSYSDPIVPSYSSPSYALRTRHEGQPLSEGGKLFVCCSSSGQFTNAPATKHDHLKFGAWISSDGTADLFVGGKPVGTAKPSYYTPSDSTVAKGKTTYEVWAVRVRNGNIVTSTYDPGKSSGSSEKNTPKLSLLTANFNTNKLGGTILGNADYGPDVVMKDVGINGVDFSGTAESDGKNGKVEGKFFGQFNGDKTEVSIGGKVTFDADKSLDTVFGGVKNDDDRNTTDTSLTPVSK from the coding sequence ATGAAAATTAATGTATTTATAGTGCCTATTGCAACTACCTTTATTTTGACTGCATGTGCAGGTGGAGGTGCATCTGAACCCAAAGTTCCCGTTGCTATTCCGACAGCGCAACCTATCGCCAATGTTAAGTTGAGCGATGAAAGCAGTGCGATACAGACCATCAATACCCTTTCCGGTAAAGGCGGCAGTCTGCGTGAAGCGGAACTCGAAGTGAAAACATCATGGGGCTACAGCTATACCGATAAACAATATGTCTATCAAACCCCTTCTGGTAACTATTACAACATTAGTTCATATTCTGATCCGATTGTCCCATCATATTCCAGCCCGTCTTATGCCCTTCGTACACGCCATGAAGGACAACCTTTATCTGAAGGTGGCAAACTGTTTGTCTGTTGCAGTAGTTCGGGACAGTTCACCAATGCCCCTGCAACCAAACATGATCACCTTAAATTTGGCGCATGGATAAGTTCAGACGGTACGGCAGACCTGTTTGTCGGCGGCAAACCTGTCGGAACGGCAAAACCGTCTTATTACACTCCGTCTGACAGTACTGTGGCAAAAGGCAAGACTACATACGAAGTTTGGGCTGTCCGCGTCCGCAACGGCAATATCGTTACCTCAACCTACGATCCGGGCAAATCCTCCGGGTCGTCTGAAAAAAACACGCCCAAACTTTCACTGCTGACAGCCAATTTCAACACCAACAAACTCGGCGGCACGATTTTAGGTAATGCTGATTACGGTCCGGACGTTGTGATGAAAGATGTAGGCATCAACGGCGTTGATTTCTCAGGCACTGCCGAATCCGATGGTAAAAACGGCAAAGTCGAAGGGAAATTCTTTGGTCAATTTAACGGCGATAAAACAGAAGTCAGTATAGGCGGTAAAGTTACCTTTGATGCCGATAAATCGTTGGATACCGTGTTCGGCGGCGTGAAGAATGATGACGACCGCAATACGACGGATACAAGTTTGACACCTGTCAGCAAGTAA
- a CDS encoding surface lipoprotein assembly modifier, with translation MLKIKQKIVSASLCYLLPSAAFAEFPEEGVRQNISSQNTAVQVQQKQWLDILSEEERSPEKNENIGRPTLVNDDFLAANPHILEDALVQALNGNSADLVSSLVALYRKQPNHNPKLIARADALLAKLKGRTSEAVERYRTLYESDVSDDRILLDLAAAEFQDHRLGEATMHFRHAAQRDIPAPVLENVKRFQEAVKRQTEWKWSGGISPVHNDNANNAAPRYCIETRGQTACSVTLPVSANGLNYELNTEKLTPLHGHHAIKFRTNLSGTSYFFDRQSAYDDAFGRAYLGWQRKDGKQTISVLPFYQAQLAGSSEFDSKKENNRRAAPYMLAHGVGVQLSHMVNLGNATQLYHSLERYRQNYRETDRALRNDGWHDSTYLSLARRFGSTTLFGGWQYNRFVPENKNIRNTVNNAAYHRNGFNIGWIQQWRVLGGLNSRLTASFANRRYKGIMAFGTEPQRNRERALSINLSHNKLSYKGITPTLNYSYSHTRSNAPYAMRNIHQWSLGGEWNF, from the coding sequence ATGCTAAAAATAAAACAAAAAATTGTCTCAGCTTCTTTGTGCTACCTATTGCCGTCAGCAGCCTTTGCTGAATTTCCCGAAGAGGGTGTTCGGCAGAATATTTCTTCTCAGAATACTGCTGTACAAGTACAACAGAAACAATGGTTAGATATTCTATCTGAGGAGGAAAGGTCGCCTGAAAAGAATGAGAATATAGGCAGACCAACTCTGGTTAATGATGATTTTTTAGCGGCAAACCCGCATATTCTTGAAGACGCACTGGTTCAAGCACTTAACGGCAATAGCGCAGACCTGGTTTCCTCGCTTGTCGCCCTTTACCGTAAACAGCCCAACCACAATCCCAAACTGATTGCACGTGCCGATGCTTTGCTGGCAAAGTTGAAAGGACGGACTTCCGAAGCGGTCGAACGTTATCGTACCCTTTATGAATCTGACGTTTCAGACGACCGCATATTGTTGGATTTGGCAGCAGCAGAGTTTCAGGACCATCGCTTGGGTGAGGCAACGATGCATTTTCGTCATGCCGCGCAACGCGATATACCTGCCCCTGTTTTGGAAAATGTCAAACGTTTTCAAGAAGCCGTCAAACGGCAGACAGAATGGAAATGGTCTGGTGGAATCAGCCCCGTGCATAACGATAATGCCAACAACGCTGCTCCGCGTTATTGCATCGAAACAAGGGGGCAAACCGCATGCAGTGTTACCTTACCTGTCAGTGCCAACGGCTTGAATTACGAATTGAACACCGAAAAACTCACCCCATTGCATGGGCATCACGCTATCAAATTCCGCACCAACCTCAGCGGCACAAGCTATTTTTTCGACCGTCAATCGGCTTACGACGATGCGTTCGGCAGGGCTTATTTGGGATGGCAGCGCAAGGATGGCAAACAAACCATCAGCGTTTTACCGTTTTATCAGGCACAGTTGGCAGGCAGCAGCGAGTTTGACAGCAAAAAAGAAAATAACCGTCGCGCCGCGCCGTATATGCTGGCACACGGTGTTGGCGTACAGCTTTCACATATGGTCAATCTCGGTAACGCAACACAACTTTATCACTCACTGGAGCGCTACCGCCAAAACTATCGGGAAACTGATCGTGCACTGCGCAACGATGGTTGGCACGACAGTACTTATCTTTCCCTAGCGCGCCGTTTTGGCAGTACGACCCTGTTCGGCGGTTGGCAATACAACCGCTTTGTTCCTGAAAACAAAAACATACGTAATACCGTCAACAATGCAGCCTACCACCGCAACGGTTTCAATATAGGTTGGATACAGCAATGGCGGGTTTTAGGTGGGCTTAACAGCAGACTTACCGCTTCATTTGCCAACCGTCGCTATAAAGGCATTATGGCATTCGGTACGGAGCCGCAACGCAATCGGGAGCGCGCTCTCTCTATCAATCTTAGTCACAACAAATTATCTTATAAAGGCATTACCCCTACTTTGAATTATAGTTATAGTCACACCCGTAGCAATGCACCCTATGC